Proteins encoded by one window of Ascochyta rabiei chromosome 1, complete sequence:
- a CDS encoding Tannase → MFGYQAIHETNVLEKQLTKNLKAFYYNTKLYAYYQGCSEGGREGWSQIQGFEELDGASVSAPAFRYAHQQTQHLYSNVVEKTLRYFPSPCKLDAIANAIIKFCDPLDRKTDGVVARSDLCKLHFNINSTIGLPYYCPAKSGGRNPFGPGGGASTPVQNGTVSGQAAAVAQTVIDGLHDTRGRQAYFSYQPAATFEDAQTKYNSTTQEWELNISGLGGEFVTRYLWLQNTSTLASLEGITYDTLKEEMYNLWQTYEDSFQTTWPDLSRFEASGGKILHVHGESDNSIPPASSVRYWESVRSIMYPRPSYNESTTKLQDFYRFFLVPGAAHCSANGYQPNGEWPQTVMRPLVDCVENEKAPDMLDATVLLGANKG, encoded by the coding sequence ATGTTTGGCTACCAAGCCATACATGAGACGAACGTACTTGAAAAGCAGCTAACAAAGAATCTTAAGGCTTTTTACTACAACACAAAGCTGTATGCTTACTACCAAGGCTGCTCCGAGGGTGGTCGCGAGGGTTGGAGTCAAATACAAGGCTTTGAAGAGCTAGATGGTGCAAGTGTGAGTGCTCCTGCGTTCAGGTATGCGCACCAACAGACCCAACATCTGTATAGCAACGTTGTGGAGAAGACGCTAAGATATTTTCCATCGCCGTGTAAACTAGATGCTATCGCAAACGCCATAATCAAGTTCTGCGACCCACTGGACAGAAAGACCGACGGGGTCGTCGCGCGTTCGGACCTATGCAAACTGCACTTCAACATCAACTCGACTATCGGACTTCCCTACTACTGTCCCGCGAAGTCTGGTGGGAGAAACCCATTTGGTCCAGGTGGTGGCGCGTCAACGCCCGTCCAAAACGGCACAGTCTCAGGCCAGGCTGCAGCAGTCGCCCAGACTGTCATTGATGGCCTCCACGACACTCGAGGCCGACAAGCCTACTTCTCCTACCAACCTGCTGCCACTTTCGAAGATGCGCAGACCAAGTACAACAGCACAACTCAGGAGTGGGAACTCAACATTAGCGGCTTAGGCGGTGAATTCGTAACCCGCTATCTCTGGCTCCAAAATACCTCAACCCTCGCGTCGCTCGAGGGTATAACATATGACACACTCAAAGAAGAGATGTACAATCTCTGGCAGACCTACGAAGACAGTTTCCAGACGACGTGGCCTGACCTGAGCCGCTTCGAAGCCAGCGGCGGCAAAATCCTGCACGTCCATGGCGAGAGCGATAATTCAATTCCACCGGCGAGCAGCGTACGGTACTGGGAGTCTGTGCGATCAATCATGTATCCGAGACCAAGCTACAACGAGTCCACTACCAAACTGCAGGACTTCTACCGCTTCTTCTTAGTGCCCGGAGCGGCTCATTGCAGCGCGAACGGGTACCAGCCAAACGGCGAGTGGCCACAGACCGTCATGAGGCCGTTGGTTGACTGTGTTGAGAATGAAAAGGCGCCGGACATGCTGGACGCCACAGTGCTGTTGGGTGCTAACAAGGGATAA
- a CDS encoding Sedoheptulose-bisphosphatase translates to MSQSTTLDAHLQSLVAGHSNRTALIQEVIPALLRTLPDIAQALRTTSVSQAGSANSFGDDQLNVDVLAENLIRKAIAKVPSIATASSEEDPIEKPVHKTQPTSEEQYTIAFDPLDGSSIIGPNWTVGTIIGIWDGTSALSTTEAPRKKQIASILGVLGPRTTAVVALRLPGTPGTCFEASLADGAISMTRPSVQLATAPKTKYFAPANLRAASENTNYLALITHFVSSKYTLRYSGGLVPDIFHALVKGHGIYTSPVTDQSPAKLRRLYELAPIALLVECAGGVALDARDGSPVLDTPIRDTEERGGLVCGNAGDVEFVRTRLLDA, encoded by the coding sequence ATGTCACAATCCACTACTCTGGACGCCCACCTGCAGTCCCTTGTCGCTGGCCATTCGAATCGGACAGCGTTGATTCAAGAAGTCATTCCAGCACTGCTCCGCACATTACCCGACATTGCCCAAGCCCTCCGAACAACATCAGTCTCGCAGGCCGGTAGTGCAAACTCCTTCGGCGACGATCAACTCAACGTCGACGTGCTGGCCGAGAACCTCATCCGCAAAGCAATCGCCAAAGTCCCCTCGATAGCCACAGCAAGCAGCGAAGAAGACCCGATTGAAAAACCCGTGCACAAAACCCAACCCACTTCCGAAGAGCAGTATACCATCGCCTTCGACCCGCTAGACGGCAGCTCCATCATCGGCCCCAACTGGACCGTCGGCACCATAATCGGCATCTGGGACGGCACCTCCGCCCTCTCCACCACCGAGGCGCCTCGCAAGAAGCAAATCGCGTCCATCCTCGGCGTTCTCGGTCCCCGCACGACTGCCGTCGTCGCCCTCCGCCTCCCCGGAACCCCAGGGACGTGTTTCGAAGCCAGCCTAGCAGACGGCGCAATCAGCATGACGCGACCCAGCGTGCAGCTCGCCACGGCGCCCAAAACAAAGTACTTCGCGCCGGCCAACCTGCGCGCCGCATCCGAAAACACAAACTACCTAGCCCTCATCACCCACTTCGTCTCCTCCAAGTACACGCTCCGCTACAGCGGCGGCCTGGTGCCGGACATCTTCCACGCCCTCGTCAAGGGCCACGGCATCTACACCAGCCCGGTCACAGACCAGAGTCCCGCCAAGCTGCGCAGGCTGTACGAGCTGGCGCCTATCGCGCTGCTGGTCGAGTGCGCAGGCGGCGTTGCGCTGGATGCGCGGGACGGATCGCCTGTGCTGGATACGCCCATCCGCGATACGGAAGAGCGGGGTGGCCTTGTGTGTGGGAACGCAGGGGATGTTGAGTTTGTAAGGACTAGGTTGTTAGATGCGTAG
- a CDS encoding Microsomal epoxide hydrolase, with protein sequence MTSPSNLPAMTSPSNLPAMTSPSNLPAMTSPSNLPPLPLPSGVTENYLHCPSNGLNFHILEAGYTPARDKPLIILTHGFPELAFSWRKIMAPLAEAGYYVVAFDQRGYGRTTGWDTSPFDKTDMSHFTLTTIVRDVVALVHALGYRQVQCITGHDFGAVTASLSALIRPDLFRSCIMMSHPFKAPAALPFNLRGGEEPPAAPVDIQAELAKLPEPRKHYKWYNSTSEAAPQWNNPPQGMHAYLRGYLHVKSADGSNNSPAPLNEWSAEELAKMPHYYIMPLNKSMPDTIADMMKTEDASATKRWISDADLDVYVQEWSRTGFQGGLNFYRTTTDPAKQKDVELFAGKKIECPSTFISGKHDWGNYQQPGAVEAYPNSCSDFRGTRFIDGAGHWPQQEQPEKVVQEMLRFLGSL encoded by the coding sequence ATGACCTCTCCATCCAACCTCCCAGCCATGACCTCTCCATCCAACCTCCCAGCCATGACCTCTCCATCCAACCTCCCAGCCATGACCTCTCCATCCAACCTCCCACCCCTGCCCCTGCCCTCGGGCGTAACTGAGAACTACCTCCACTGTCCGTCAAACGGCCTCAACTTCCACATCCTCGAGGCTGGATACACACCCGCACGCGACAAACCCCTGATCATCCTGACCCATGGATTCCCCGAGCTCGCCTTCTCGTGGAGGAAAATCATGGCCCCGCTGGCCGAGGCAGGCTACTACGTCGTTGCCTTTGACCAACGCGGATACGGCCGCACCACGGGCTGGGACACTTCGCCTTTCGACAAAACCGACATGTCGCACTTCACACTGACCACCATCGTCCGTGATGTAGTCGCACTGGTTCACGCCCTGGGGTACCGCCAAGTGCAGTGCATCACTGGGCACGACTTCGGCGCCGTCACAGCAAGCTTGAGTGCTCTCATCCGCCCAGATCTTTTCAGAAGCTGCATCATGATGAGCCATCCCTTCAAGGCACCGGCAGCCCTGCCTTTTAATCTCCGTGGTGGAGAGGAGCCACCAGCAGCGCCTGTCGACATCCAGGCGGAGCTCGCCAAGCTACCAGAGCCGAGGAAGCACTACAAGTGGTACAACAGCACCAGCGAGGCCGCGCCTCAGTGGAACAACCCACCCCAAGGCATGCACGCGTATCTGCGAGGGTACCTGCACGTAAAGTCCGCCGACGGGAGCAACAACAGTCCTGCACCGCTGAACGAGTGGTCCGCAGAAGAGTTGGCCAAGATGCCGCACTACTACATCATGCCGCTCAACAAGTCCATGCCAGACACCATCGCCGACATGATGAAGACCGAAGACGCATCCGCAACGAAGCGCTGGATCTCCGACGCCGACCTCGACGTCTACGTGCAGGAGTGGTCGAGGACTGGCTTCCAGGGCGGACTGAACTTCTACCGCACCACCACCGACCCAGCCAAGCAGAAAGACGTCGAGCTTTTCGCCGGCAAGAAGATAGAGTGCCCCAGTACCTTCATCTCTGGGAAGCACGACTGGGGCAACTATCAGCAGCCCGGCGCCGTGGAGGCCTATCCAAACTCATGTTCCGACTTCCGCGGCACCCGCTTCATTGACGGCGCAGGCCATTGGCCGCAGCAGGAGCAGCCTGAGAAGGTCGTCCAAGAGATGTTGCGGTTCCTGGGGAGTCTTTGA
- a CDS encoding Glucan 1,3-beta-glucosidase: MGQGWLHSGHTGSSVGSLSTPPPSQSAAGVQACQPLAVLGVGCWVLGVGAPAALPVASHQLARPVLLLLCVAANFGYAVSAVLAVPVCVPVCVCVCVSVSVPISTLHIDNASHSPVPELPPVPSHLLPSPQSPPPIHRLACPSTALRQHHDRPGQRAPSAAQTLPQTLSPPRARLSAVHPPSSGAPPWSRLPACPPVLAPSLSAPEPDTTAVATQLCGRRALDSRRTSPTAAMAHSQSEQPFLGHPPDASPVQGPDSDFPPPPPAHRVPVGMHPDTQPLQPQPPSFQQDPNNYSDLSTPASEPRGAPLGVPSRSPNATPFSDAYDGGMPPRSMYSNRSYGSQVPLAGAGLYASNHSLHSMNSPPHSAPFSDSPYSRYSSAPMTNAQAMGQIDPDELADDDDWGMGPETPQNKRRSFVPFGASRDGSRNGSPGSSIAGGVAGAGAGAAAGAAAAGAYAVSRDGSGKYNAVSNVNGAGSANGSGSHVGSHPELLAEKSEWLKRDHAKRKKRMWIAISIIAVLLLGAILGGVLGALLNKGGSHDAQQNGVSAGDVSSDNKDDLDKDSSEIKALLNNTNLHKVFPGMDYTPLNAQMPDCAKVPPSQNNITRDMAVMSQLTNSVRLYGTDCNQTQMVIHAIERLGLTDMKIWLGVWLDNNNSTNQRQISQTWDILDDYGCDYFKGIIIGNEVLYRKDLTATELIDQITVFRQNITNHKCDLPVAMADLGDNWTADMATKVDIVMSNVHPFFSGTQVSNAADWTWSFWQNNDVALTANNQKIKQVIAEVGWPSGGGTNCGGATSCTTGSVAGIDEMNQFMEDWVCPSLKNSTEYFWFSAFDEPWKIRYNEAGKEWEDKWGLMDVDRNLKAGLKIPDCGGAALPTFD; this comes from the exons ATGGGGCAGGGATGGCTCCACAGCGGCCATACTGGCTCTAGCGTGGGTTCCTTGTCAACGCCGCCGCCGAGCCAGTCGGCTGCGGGCGTACAGGCGTGTCAGCCTCTTGCTGTGTTGGGTGTTGGGTGTTGGGTGTTGGGTGTTGGTGCACCAGCCGCCTTGCCCGTGGCCAGCCACCAGCTAGCACGGCCTGTTTTGCTGCTACTGTGTGTTGCTGCCAACTTTGGATACGCAGTTTCTGCGGTGCTCGCCGTCCCCGTCTGCGTCcccgtctgcgtctgcgtctgcgtctccGTCTCCGTCCCCATCTCCACCCTCCACATCGACAACGCTTCTCACTCTCCAGTCCCCGAACTTCCTCCAGTCCCCTCTCACTTGCTCCCCTCCCCCCAGTCCCCTCCACCCATCCATCGCCTCGCTTGCCCGAGCACTGCGCTGCGCCAGCACCACGACCGACCCGGCCAACGAGCACCGAGCGCTGCGCAAACGCTTCCGCAAACACTAAGCCCGCCCAGAGCTCGCTTGAGCGCGGTCCACCCACCCTCGAGCGGCGCGCCGCCGTGGTCTcgcctgcccgcctgcccgcCTGTCCTCGCTCCTTCCCTCTCCGCCCCAGAGCCAGACACCACCGCCGTCGCCACCCAGCTCTGCGGCCGCCGCGCACTCGACTCACGGCGCACATCACCCACCGCTGCCATGGCACACTCGCAGTCCGAGCAGCCCTTCCTGGGCCACCCTCCCGACGCCTCGCCCGTCCAAGGCCCGGACAGCGACTTccccccgccgccgcccgcccACCGCGTGCCCGTTGGCATGCACCCAGACACGCAGCCCTTGCAGCCACAGCCGCCCTCGTTCCAGCAGGACCCCAACAACTACTCGGACCTCTCCACCCCCGCCAGCGAGCCCAGAGGCGCCCCCCTCGGCGTCCCCAGCCGCAGCCCCAACGCAACCCCCTTCAGTGACGCCTACGACGGGGGCATGCCGCCGCGCTCCATGTACTCGAACCGCTCCTACGGCTCCCAGGTCCCCCTCGCCGGCGCCGGCCTCTACGCGAGCAACCACTCGCTGCACAGCATGAACTCGCCGCCCCACAGCGCTCCCTTCTCCGACAGCCCCTACAGCCGCTACTCGTCCGCCCCCATGACCAACGCCCAGGCCATGGGCCAGATCGACCCCGACGAgctcgccgacgacgacgactggGGCATGGGCCCAGAGACTCCCCAGAACAAGCGCCGCTCCTTTGTGCCCTTTGGCGCCTCGCGTGACGGCAGCAGAAACGGCTCACCAGGCTCCTCCATTGCGGGCGGCGTCGCAGGAGCCGGCGCAGGCGCTGCCGccggtgctgctgctgccggcGCCTACGCTGTGAGCCGTGATGGGAGCGGCAAGTACAACGCAGTCTCCAACGTCAACGGTGCTGGAAGCGCCAACGGCAGCGGAAGCCACGTGGGAAGCCACCCTGAGCTGCTCGCCGAAAAATCCGAATGGCTGAAGCGCGACCATGCGAAGCGCAAGAAGAGGATGTGGATCGCCATCTCCATCATCGCCGTCCTGCTGCTCGGTGCCATCCTCGGAGGTGTCCTCGGTGCATTGCTTAACAAGGGTGGCAGCCACGACGCGCAGCAGAACGGCGTCAGTGCCGGCGATGTTTCATCAGACAACAAGGACGACCTCGACAAGGACTCGAGCGAGATCAAGGCGCTCCTGAACAACACCAACCTGCACAAGGTTTTCCCCGGCATGGACTACACGCCTCTCAACGCACAGATGCCCGACTGCGCAAAGGTACCCCCTTCGCAAAACAACATCACCCGCGACATGGCCGTCATGTCGCAGCTGACCAACTCTGTCCGTCTCTACGGAACCGACTGCAACCAGACCCAGATGGTCATTCACGCCATTGAGCGCCTGGGGCTGACCGACATGAAGATCTGGCTCGGCGTATGGCTCGACAACAACAATTCGACCAATCAGCGGCAGATTAGCCAGACATGGGACATTCTCGACGACTACGGCTGCGACTACTTCAAGGGCATCATCATCGGCAACGAGGTGCTCTACCGCAAGGATCTCACAGCCACCGAGCTGATCGACCAAATCACCGTCTTCAGGCAGAACATCACCAACCACAAGTGCGATCTGCCAGTCGCCATGGCGGACCTTGGTGACAACTGGACCGCCGACATGGCTACCAAGGTAGACATTGTCATGTCCAACGTCCATCCCTTCTTCTCCGGTACCCAAGTCTCCAACGCCGCAGACTGGACATGGAGCTTCTGGCAAAACAACGACGTCGCATTGACAGCCAACAACCAGAAAATCAAGCAAGTCATTGCCGAAGTCGGCTGGCCTTCTGGCGGTGGAACCAACTGCGGTGGTGCCACCTCTTGCACTACAGGATCTGTCGCGGGCATTGACGAGATGAACCAGTTCATGGAAGACTGGGTGTGTCCCAGTCTCAAGAACTCGACCGAGTATTTCTG GTTCTCCGCATTCGACGAACCATGGAAGATCCGCTACAACGAGGCCGGCAAAGAGTGGGAAGACAAGTGGGGCCTCATGGACGTGGACCGCAACCTCAAGGCCGGCCTCAAGATCCCCGACTGCGGCGGCGCAGCGCTGCCAACCTTTGACTAA
- a CDS encoding L-ascorbate oxidase, translating to MQLYFSLSPLALLALVQVVAAAANSSHLHQHDASFTPDHYLRVTYENHTVACQHRMSVLVNGTSPGPPLRLPPGKTSWVRVCNDMDAYNTTMHWHGLSQRTAPFSDGSPVSQWPIAPHQCFDYEVHPEIGDAGTYFYHSHIGFQAISAAGPLIVEDFALPPYEYDEERVVFLQDYYNKTDDAIEHGLTATPFVWSGEVNAVLVNGVGVAVGETAGRAGCKMPVIHVEAGKTYRVRFVGALAISMVSFGIEGHSELDVVAADGQYTQPHRVGHMQITSGQRFDVLLRTKTVEELGGKTDWMVQFETKDRPSVYRGFGVLRYSNAKPRITSAPSIAPLQLPNATYEFLEYALQPLRPNGFPTAEQVTRRVHITNQQLTKSTIIWQLDGLNWTEDKAYNAPPYLVDIYRNGAAAMPNYTAALANGGWDPTTLAWPAKIGEVLEIILENTGSLVNGNGGVDYHPFHLHGGHFYDCGSGNGSFDAAANEERLKDYHPVLRDTTNLYRYGAQGTPAQPAGWRCWRLKVQDAGCWMLHCHVLQHMIMGMQSVWVMGEYEDIARIPYSGAQGYLEFGGTAYGGDDNSPVAWHNWDDDADGGE from the exons ATGCAGTTGTACTTTTCACTTTCTCCTTTGGCGTTGCTGGCGCTCGTGCAAGTGGTGGCTGCGGCGGCCAACAGCTCGCATCTGCACCAGCACGATGCGTCCTTTACGCCAGACCACTACCTGCGCGTCACGTACGAAAACCACACGGTAGCATGCCAACACCGCATGTCGGTGCTGGTGAACGGCACGTCGCCGGGCCCGCCGCTGCGTCTCCCGCCGGGCAAGACGAGCTGGGTGCGCGTGTGCAACGACATGGACGCGTACAACACCACAATG CACTGGCATGGCCTCTCGCAGCGCACCGCGCCCTTCAGCGATGGCTCGCCCGTCTCGCAGTGGCCGATTGCACCGCACCAGTGCTTCGACTACGAAGTGCATCCGGAGATTGGGGATGCGGGGACGTACTTTTACCACTCGCACATCGGGTTCCAGGCCATCTCGGCCGCTGGTCCTCTTATCGTTGAGGATTTCGCGTTGCCGCCGTACGAGTATGACGAGGAGCGTGTGGTGTTTTTGCAGGATTACTACAATAAGACTGACGATGCGATTGAGCATGGCCTTACAGCGACGCCGTTTGTGTGGAGTGGCGAGGTAAATGCCGTGCTGGTCAATGGGGTGGGAGTTGCGGTTGGCGAGACGGCTGGCAGGGCCGGATGCAAGATGCCTGTCATTCATGTCGAGGCGGGCAAGACGTACCGGGTGAGGTTTGTAGGTGCGCTGGCCATCAGCATGGTTTCGTTTGGAATCGAGGGGCATTCGGAATTGGATGTCGTTGCTGCTGATGGTCAATACACACAGCCACACAGAGTGGGACACATGCAGATAACATCCGGACAGCGCTTTGATGTGCTTCTGCGAACGAAGACGGTGGAGGAGTTGGGAGGGAAGACGGATTGGATGGTTCAATTCGAGACGAAAGATCGACCGAGCGTGTATAGGGGCTTCGGGGTGCTGCGGTACTCGAACGCAAAACCGAGGATTACCAGCGCGCCCAGCATCGCGCCATTGCAGCTACCCAACGCCACGTACGAGTTTCTCGAATACGCACTGCAGCCGCTCAGACCCAACGGGTTTCCTACTGCGGAGCAAGTAACACGGCGCGTGCACATCACGAACCAGCAACTGACAAAATCCACGATCATCTGGCAGCTCGACGGGCTCAACTGGACCGAAGACAAAGCGTACAACGCGCCGCCCTATCTGGTCGACATCTATAGGAACGGAGCTGCTGCCATGCCAAACTACACCGCCGCGCTGGCCAACGGCGGGTGGGATCCCACGACGCTCGCCTGGCCCGCCAAGATCGGCGAGGTGCTGGAGATTATCCTCGAGAACACGGGGAGTCTGGTCAATGGTAATGGTGGCGTCGACTACCACCCTTTCCACCTACATGGCGGACACTTCTACGACTGTGGTAGCGGGAACGGGTCGTTCGACGCCGCTGCGAACGAGGAGCGGTTGAAGGATTACCACCCTGTGTTGAGAGATACCACGAACTTGTACCGGTACGGAGCGCAGGGGACGCCGGCGCAGCCGGCTGGTTGGCGGTGCTGGCGGCTGAAGGTGCAGGATGCTGGG TGCTGGATGCTGCATTGCCATGTTTTGCAGCATATGATTATGGGAATGCAGAGCGTGTGGGTTATGGGCGAGTATGAGGACATTGCGCGGATTCCGTATTCGGGCGCGCAGGGGTATCTCGAGTTTGGGGGAACAGCGTACGGTGGGGATGATAATTCGCCTGTTGCGTGGCATAACTGGGACGATGATGCAGATGGTGGTGAATAG